Part of the Thiohalobacter sp. genome is shown below.
GTGGTATGCGCCAGCAGGTATCGTCGATGCGTTCCAGGCTGCCGGGTTCCATGGTTGCGAGCCTCCTCAGACGTCCACCACGCACTGGGCGATCCAGGTCCCGTCGTCTTCCTGCGTGACCTTCAGTTCGGTGAAGGTCGCGCCCTTGATTTCCACCGCCGGGTGATGGCGCGCCGGGTCCACCGGCTCGCCGCCGGCGCGGCCGTTCAGCCGGTTGTCCTGGATATCGACCTCGAACGCGGAGAACAGCCGCTGGCTCGTGGCCATGTCGTAGATCAGGGCGTTGATCCAGTCGAGAAAAAGATAGTCCAGATCGGGCGCCTCGCAGCGGATGTCCACCCACTCGCACACCTGCACGGCATCCGGGTCGGTGACCACGGCGGTCAGTGCCCGGGCTGCCGCGGCGAAGGCTTCGGCCGGCGTGCGCCCGCGGCCGCGGATGCCGATGTCGGCGCCATGTTCGAAGTGCGCCCAGTCGGTCATGCCGGGTCAGTCGCGCTCGCCCGCAGGGCCGTGGGTGAGCGGCACGAACATCACCGGCAGCAGGGCGTGTTCCGTCAGCTGGCCATCCTCGCCCTTGTCGATGCGGGTCAGGACCTGGCCGAGGCCATCGCCCAGCGGCGCGATCAGCCGGCCTCCGGGCCGCAGCTGCTCGATCAGCGCCTCGGGTACGGCGGGCGCGGCGGCGGTGACCATGATGCGGTCGAAGGGCGCCGCCTCCGGCCAGCCGATGTGACCGTCTGCCACCCGCGTCCGGACATTGTCGAGCCCCAGCGCCGCCAGGCGCTTTGCCGCCTCGCGCGCCAGCGCCTCGATCACTTCCACCGAATAGACCTCGCCGGCCAGTCGGCCAAGGACGGCGGTCTGGTAGCCGGAGCCGGTGCCCACCTCCAGCACGCGATGCTCGGGACGGGGGTCGAGCAGCTGGGTCATGATGGCGACGATGTAGGGCTGGGATATGGTCTGGCCATTGCCGATGGGCAACGGCTGGTCGGCATAGGCGAGTGTCTTCAGCCCATCGGGGACGAAACGCTCGCGGGGCGTCCGGCGCAGCGCCTCGCGCACGGCGTCGGACAGGCCATCGAGACCGATGAGATCGCGGGTCTGCTTGATCTCCCGCTCGATGGTGTTCAGCATGGCATCCAACCCGCATCTTGCACCAGGGCGGAAGCGGGCGGCAGGCGAACTTGCTGTACTGGAAGGTGACGAGTCCGATTTCGTGGTCATAATTTATTCCACAATTTGTGCCCGCCCGCTTCCGCCCTGGTGCAAGATGCGGGCTGGATCATTCACGGCGGAGGCGGCCAGCGGCCGGATGATGGAAACAGTGAACAATATGCGGGCGGGATACGGTCAAATCAACGACGGCGGTGAACGATGAACAGTCACCCGGAAGCCCTGCCTGCCGAGGCGCTTGCGGCCTGCTGTGATCCGGCCAGCCTGGGCGTGCGGTCTACACGCGATCTGGAGCCGCTGGCCGTGTTCCCGGGGCAGTCGCGCGCCACTGGGGCCATCCGGCTGGCGCTGGAAGTGCGTGGTCCTGGCTACAACCTGTTCGTCATCGGCCAGCCCGGCTATGGCCGGCATACCGCAGTCATGCGCCTGCTGGAACAGGCCGCCGATCCTGCAGCCGATGCCGGCGACTGGCTCTACCTGCCGGATTTCGACGACCCCGACCGGCCCTGGGCCGTGCGGCTGGCGGGCGGGACCGGGCACGCGTTTCGGGGCGAGATCGCCGAGCTGCTGGAGACGCTGGAGCGCGAATTGAGTGCGGTGCTTGCCGGCGCCGACTTCCAGCAGCAGGTCGACGTGGCCCTGCGCCGTTTCGACCGGCAGCAACGTGAGGCCCTGTCCCGGTTCTCGCACGAGTGCGAGGCCGAAGGCCTGCGCCTGCTGCGCGAAGGCGACGACTACAGCATCGTCGCGGTACGGGATGGCCGCATCCTCGACACGGACGCCTTTGCCAGCCTGCCCGCGGAGGAGCGCGAGGCCATCGAGACGCGTATCGACGACTGGCTGCACCGGCTGCGTGCCTTCATGCGCACCGAGGTGCAGCAATGGCGCCAGCAGCGCGATCGGGCGATTGCGGAGGCACGCTCGCATGCCGCCCGCGCCCTGGTTGACCAGCTGATCGCACCGCTGCGCGCAAGGTACGAGGGCCGGCTGGCCGACTGGTTGGGGCGACTGGGTGAGGCGCTGGTGGCGGCGGTCGATGCCCAGCCCCTGTTCGCCGACGACGGCTCTCTGGCCGGCTACCGGCCGGAGGCGCAGGCCTTCCTGCCCAACGTGCTGGTGGCGCGACCGCAGCCCGGTACGCCGGTGGTGTACGAGGAGAGCCCCGCACCGGGGACCCTGCTCGGTCGCATCGACTACGGTAGCGAGCACGGGACCCTGGTGACCGATTTCTCCCGCATTCGCGCTGGTGCCCTGCACCGGGCCAATGGTGGCTGCCTGATCCTGGATGCGCGGCGTCTGGTCACCGAACCCACGGCCTGGGAGGGCCTCAAGCGCGCGCTCACTGCGGGCCAGATCCGCTTCGAACCGCCGTCCACGGGTCAGACCGCGACCCAGACCCTGGAACCGGAACCCATTCCGCTGGACGTGAAGGTGATCCTGATCGGCGACCGGGAACTGCACCGGCTGCTGCTGGAGGCCGATCCCGACCTCCGCGGGTTGTTCCGTGTGGTGGCGGACTTCGAGGAGACCCTGCCGCGCCAGCCCGACGCGCCCGGGCAGTACGCGCGGCTGATCGCGGGCATGGTGCGGCACCGTGGCGTGCGCCATGTCGCCGCCTCCGGTATCGCCGCGCTGATCGACGAGATGGCAAGGCTGGGCGCGGACGACCGCGGGCTGTCGCTGCACATGCTGAGTCTGGAGGAGCTGCTGGTCGAGGCCGATCGCCGGGCCGCGGCAC
Proteins encoded:
- a CDS encoding archease, with the translated sequence MTDWAHFEHGADIGIRGRGRTPAEAFAAAARALTAVVTDPDAVQVCEWVDIRCEAPDLDYLFLDWINALIYDMATSQRLFSAFEVDIQDNRLNGRAGGEPVDPARHHPAVEIKGATFTELKVTQEDDGTWIAQCVVDV
- a CDS encoding protein-L-isoaspartate(D-aspartate) O-methyltransferase, which translates into the protein MLNTIEREIKQTRDLIGLDGLSDAVREALRRTPRERFVPDGLKTLAYADQPLPIGNGQTISQPYIVAIMTQLLDPRPEHRVLEVGTGSGYQTAVLGRLAGEVYSVEVIEALAREAAKRLAALGLDNVRTRVADGHIGWPEAAPFDRIMVTAAAPAVPEALIEQLRPGGRLIAPLGDGLGQVLTRIDKGEDGQLTEHALLPVMFVPLTHGPAGERD
- a CDS encoding Lon protease family protein translates to MNSHPEALPAEALAACCDPASLGVRSTRDLEPLAVFPGQSRATGAIRLALEVRGPGYNLFVIGQPGYGRHTAVMRLLEQAADPAADAGDWLYLPDFDDPDRPWAVRLAGGTGHAFRGEIAELLETLERELSAVLAGADFQQQVDVALRRFDRQQREALSRFSHECEAEGLRLLREGDDYSIVAVRDGRILDTDAFASLPAEEREAIETRIDDWLHRLRAFMRTEVQQWRQQRDRAIAEARSHAARALVDQLIAPLRARYEGRLADWLGRLGEALVAAVDAQPLFADDGSLAGYRPEAQAFLPNVLVARPQPGTPVVYEESPAPGTLLGRIDYGSEHGTLVTDFSRIRAGALHRANGGCLILDARRLVTEPTAWEGLKRALTAGQIRFEPPSTGQTATQTLEPEPIPLDVKVILIGDRELHRLLLEADPDLRGLFRVVADFEETLPRQPDAPGQYARLIAGMVRHRGVRHVAASGIAALIDEMARLGADDRGLSLHMLSLEELLVEADRRAAAREADLIEVEDVTAARAAREARGARLAEHHYRDIQDGILRLATEGAEVGQVNALPVIEFDGIDYGVPSRVSATVRVGEGDVLDIEREVELGGTTHSKGVFILASYLGGRFGVDQPLSLEAAITFEQSYGPIEGDSASLAELCALLSALSGLALDQGLGVTGSVDQHGRVQAVGAVNEKIEGFFEVCRRRGLSGCQGVIIPASNRQTLMLRASVREAVAAGRFRVLSVTHVDAAMQALTGIEAGAADADGRFPPDSVNGRVQARLEAFARARHSHGDEGREGDSGPRAGG